From the Thiomicrospira sp. XS5 genome, one window contains:
- a CDS encoding potassium channel family protein produces MLRKITGQKPIVYGVIYFSLIPIFALVYGLLPSENLNIGTHSNSLFTYVYFSTVTITTLGYGDVLPVGSLTQMLTALESVLGIVFIGLFLNALSQRLGMEVQKTEREAEERRQLLSDVKRFEAYSKLIDMHITRYIRYTIPVTSQISDRKDEELNEDFSFNDMQDMFMPTLSLRDHGFTPAVNFYFSEYKSLGSVVEDAIKHGYLHRWKDLEDICLDFLKISKELDASSYIINQPNIRIGKQKGSEFDMEMIKKHSGEVKYIPGNGINPYVSMFKQIKLNIVFIKNYRILASKIKKANGVF; encoded by the coding sequence ATGCTAAGAAAAATAACAGGTCAAAAACCTATTGTATATGGGGTTATCTATTTTAGCTTAATACCTATTTTTGCATTGGTTTACGGGCTACTTCCATCTGAAAATTTAAATATTGGAACCCATTCTAATAGTTTATTCACTTACGTGTATTTTAGCACCGTCACGATAACTACTTTAGGGTATGGGGATGTGCTTCCTGTTGGGTCTTTAACGCAAATGTTAACGGCACTAGAGTCTGTGCTTGGAATAGTCTTTATTGGACTTTTTTTGAATGCTCTTTCGCAAAGACTGGGAATGGAAGTACAAAAAACTGAAAGGGAAGCAGAAGAAAGAAGACAGCTCCTTAGTGATGTGAAAAGGTTTGAAGCCTATAGTAAGCTTATTGATATGCACATTACTCGGTATATTAGGTATACGATTCCAGTGACAAGTCAAATATCAGATAGGAAAGACGAGGAATTGAATGAGGACTTTTCTTTCAATGATATGCAGGATATGTTTATGCCTACACTTAGTCTTAGAGATCATGGCTTTACGCCTGCTGTAAACTTTTATTTTTCAGAATATAAATCGTTAGGTTCAGTGGTTGAAGATGCGATAAAACATGGGTACTTACATCGTTGGAAGGATTTGGAAGATATTTGTCTGGACTTTCTTAAAATATCCAAAGAACTGGATGCTAGCAGCTATATTATAAATCAACCGAATATTAGAATTGGTAAGCAAAAAGGGTCTGAGTTTGATATGGAAATGATAAAAAAGCATAGCGGAGAGGTTAAATATATTCCGGGTAATGGAATTAATCCCTATGTTTCTATGTTTAAGCAGATAAAGCTTAATATTGTTTTTATAAAAAATTATCGGATACTGGCCTCTAAGATAAAAAAAGCAAATGGGGTGTTTTGA